A stretch of DNA from Vanrija pseudolonga chromosome 6, complete sequence:
TCCTCCAGATGGTTGGTTTCGCGGAGCATGTTGAACAGCTCTTGGATGTAGAGCTCCAAGTCTGCGATACGCTGCTCGTAATCCCGCTTCTGGCCTTCCATCTGATCCTGGATGTTGTCACGAGAGTCTCGAgcggccttgagcttctcCTTGAGGTCCGTGATCTCGGCCCTCAATGTCGATACGAGATCGTGGCTGCCGGTCGCCATTTCCTCTAACAGGTCGACCTTTTCGCGTTCGCTGGCGGCCAGACGAGCCTTTAAGCCCTTCAACTCTTGAAGTGCCTCGTCCAtacgctgctgctcgacaaACTTGCCCATGACCTGCTGCACCGAGATACCAAAGGCTCTTGAGAAGTCCTTGTTTAAGTCGGGGGAGTCGTTCATGACGATGCTTTGGATCAATTGGTCGATGAGCTGGAAGTAGCGTacccgctcctcgccctcctccttgatgaGAAGGAGGTGCCGGAACGTGTTGAGGAGGTATGCGCTTGACTTTGTCCCCTTGGTCATGTCGAAGAGCGCGCGGAGGACGTCTTCGGGCGACTTCATGGACTGGAGAGTCTGTCGGTTCTGCTCCTGGGCAAGATCTCTGCGATCTgcttcttcctcttcctcgtaCTGCTGGATCAGCTTGGTGGTCGAATGTTCGTTCCAAGTCTTGATCTTGGCGAAGACGCCTTGCAAGTttgcgaggtcgagctggccgcggATAGAGATACGGGCGCGAAGATCGTTGGCTGATGTGAGAGCGTGCGCAAAGTGGATCATTGTCATCTGCAGGGGTCAGCCGTGTCATCCAGCactgtgggtgggtggactGACGGTGTAGTCCAGTAGTTGGTTCGACTCGACGCcagtcgacgtcgcgccgacTTGGGAGCCCATCCTTCCTCGACTGCtgacgacctcctcggtcTGTCGGAGCCAGCGCTCGAATCGCGAGACCTTGTTGGTGACTCCGACTTGGGCGTTGTggttggcctcgagctgtTCGAATGCGCGCAGGACGATCTGCAGGCCCAGTCTGTCCGCGGAGTGCTGTTCCCACAAGGCGAAGAAGAGCAGGATCTCTGCAGACACTTTGCGGCAGGGGGGGTGGGCTGAGAGTAGAGAGTTTGCAATGGCGTAGATGACTTGAGGTTGTTTAATAGCATCGTTTGCACCGATCTGACCATCAGTGGGAAGAATCTCGAAGGGGTACACACCTTTGTGCTGAGTGATCGTTTCAAACACTTgagcagctcaagctcgGTTTCGACCTCCAGACCACCTTTGCCCCGCCGATGCGACAGCGTATTGAGATAGTTTGCCAGAACCACCTGACCCTTGAGGTCCATGAACTCTTGGATCCAGCTGTGTCGTAGTCAGCGCGCGAGCACAGCCAGCAGTCAGTCGCCACTCTACTCACTCGAGCGGGAACGTCCGCAGCGAGACGTTCAACGTCGTCAGGTGTTGCTGGGTCAACTTGTCGTCTAACACCTTGCGAATGATGTACTCGGGGCTGTCACGCGGGAtagcggcggccgagcgccgtCCACGGCCCATCTTGACAGCCTCCTCTtccttggccttgtgccTCCGTGCCGTGTCCCAACGTGACCTTGCGTCTGCTTCGACCATCTGGAACTTGGTGTCGACAGATAGGGTTGAGGTGGTCCGAGCCACTGCCGAAGAGGACACCCCACTCATGGTGGAAAAGCCCGAGTGTcgcgacgagatggagggGACGACATTGCTTGactggtcgaggtcgcggttctcgacgagcacctGGAACATCCTCTCGATCTCATTGTCAGAAGGACGCGGAAAGGCAAACTCTtcgtgcccccgccccgaggtcgaggcgatTGACGACGCGTAGTTGGGCATTTGGGGTGCTGGACGGCCGGGTATGGAGACGGGAACGTAGCTCTGTGTCGCCCTGGTCAGAGTTGGATATCGGCCTAACTCGTCGTTTGGCCGCTGCGAGACCGAACCAGAGGAGGACGCTACTGTTCTCAGCGATGCCGTATCTGAACCCCTCCTCGTTGCCAAGGTTGCCGACGATTGGCCGTAGTTGCTGTTGTAGGGGTGGGGTGAAGGGGAGCCTCCTCCAAACTCGCTTCTGATGGAGGGTGTGCCGTGTCTGCCGTTGGTGTGAGAGTCGTGACTAGAAGCGGACGATTGGGGTCGCATTTCCTCCATGAGCGCTGCACTGGGACTGATCAAACGAGCAGTGGGAACGCCATCTTCTCGGCGGCCAGATAGCGTGTAACTTAGACCTGCTGCTGGGCTCGAGGCGACAACGGGGACCGGCTTGGATGAAGGGAGTTGGTTATAGGGAACCGAGTGAGCAAGATCGCTAGCCTGGGACGATGGTGGTCGCTGGCTTGACGATGCGGACGAGGTCGAAGTTCGCGAGCCGCTttggcgcgacgccgccttGGACGCTCTGTCCCCCTTGTGTCCCTTGAGGCCGTTGAACATGGCGGACGTGTTGGGGGGACGCAACGCCAGCGCGCGTTGGTGCGCTGTCGCTTAAGCAGGGAGTGCGCTCGTGGTGACGCCAAGGCTCCAgtggccgagctggtcgtGAATTGTGATGGCGGTCGGCGGGTTGGCGGGCGGGCTGAGCTGTGGTCAaggggcgcggggcggaggcgggTGCGTAGGGGGCGTCTGCGGCGGGCGGACGTGTCCAGGAGTTGACCGGCGGTGGCAATAGGGTgggtgaggagggggtgggcgcgtgtgtgtgtcgtgtcgtgtcgaaACTAGGCCAAGAATATAATGTATGCGAGAGATTAAAAGTGGTTGTGTTGTAGAGTGTGTGTAGTAGTAGACGTGTAGAAATGGAGggaaggaggaaggagggacgacgaggaaggtaGGTTGGAAACCGAGTTGCCGGAATGAGAAAGGGGTTGACTTGGGACGCGTGCTACACGACGACAgcaacgacggcggcggcagtagCAAGCAACGACAAGACGAGATTATGGACACACAGACGCCAACTTGATACACCAGGCCTGCTCTATAGCGCCAGGGCCTGTAATGCATCAAGTGTGGCCAGCACGGCCAGGCAGGCGacatgccgccgcctcgtcgtctctGCTCATGTCCCACACGCAAATGCACTTGGCTAGCCAAGTGCAATGCAACACGCGCTTTGGCCAGGGGTAGCCAGGTGCCCGGGCAGAGCCCATCAGGTCCCTCACACCATTACGGCGGCGTCAGACCCTCCCCGTCACACACTCTCTttcacgccgcggcgggcggcgctggcggcgaccAGGCACGGTGAGTTTGGGTCGTCACACTTATTGCCCCTAAACAGATCCTTTACAATCCAAAAAGCAAAAGCCTAGACCACGAGACACGAGCCACGACCACGACTCATTAGCCGTCCATCTGTTTCGGCAAGACAACACAAGACACTGGAACACAACACAACACGGACACTCAacttctctctctctcaacCTCACTCCCCACCATGCCCCTCCCAGACTACGGCAACGAAATGGCCGGCGCGTGgtccacgcccgccgcgtcaGCAGCccacccagcagcagccgcaccagccgccgccgagccatcAGTCGAGAGCACGCTCGAGAAGGAACGCACAATCAAGACCATcttcgagctgcgcgacggcctGCGCGGGCTGCTGGTCCGCATtaccgaggtcgagaaggagACGGACAAGCTGCGCAACGACAACGAGTTTCTCGGCACCTACATCGACAACCTGTGAGTAACTGTGGCCCTGGCCCTGGGCGGCATGTGGGACGGCACACGATGACGAgacgcgcgcggggcagCCAACAAAAAAAAACATCCTACTGACACGCGCAGTACGCGCAacacggtcgtcgcggccggtCAGAAGCGCTAGTTGTACGCGGCCGCGGAAGAGCAAGGGCTGGAATCGCGTGgggtggtgtcgtcggcgtgtcgagcagTGGGCTCGACCTGCCATCCACGCGAgtcggccatctcggcgccCACCGTCATGTCCGCCGGCTTTCGTGCGCACGTGAGCGGCCAGCTGCACATTACCTAGCATACAGACACACCTCATAATCATTGTAGACGCACGGCATGGCCTCGCATTGTAACCTAATGTACTTGTTagtgggcggggtgggcaTGGAgggaggccgacgacggtcgGCGGAGGGCAGCGTTCGCGCACCATGTAGCTTTGCTCCTCTTCGTTCTTATGTGCTGAGGTGCACCGTTGCATGACAGTTTCCCCACCATTGTTCCACTCGAGCAGCGGCACATATGCATCGAGGGCCTTTGTATGTCACTCAATCTGGCCGACAAAGTGCCGGGTCAAGTGTTgccgcgcacgcacgcccgACCTCACCTCCACCTGACGCGTCACCAACAACATCATTTCGACGACCTCCTTCCTCgcaaccacccacaccccgccCCACATGTCATTCTACCTCGCGATCGtctcgccgctcgacacgccgctCTTCGAAGCGCAGTTCGCCTCGTCAaagggcgcgccgccgccgtcggcgagcacgacgtcgttcccgagctggagctcgttctccaacggcggcggcgagtccagcgcgccgagcacgcccgGCGCAGGTGGCGGCGCACCGCCCGGCACGACGCCCGGGCTGGGCGGTATAGGTGCCGGGAGCGGCGAGAAGCATATTCTCCAGATGGTGGCGCATGCCAGTCTTgatgcggtcgaggaggtgtcCGAGGGGACGGCGAGCTTGTGCGTTGCGCCGTGCTGAGGTCTGGCGCGAGTAGCACGCTAACAACGTCCAGGTAtctcaaggccgtcgaccgGCACAACGAGTGGACCGTGTCGGCGTTCATCGCGAGCAATGGTGTGTGAGCTGGAAGGAgcagcgctgacgcccagtcAAGTTCATCCTTCTGCACGACACcaagaacgacgacggcatccGGCTGTTCTTTGGCGAGGTGTGGGAGCTCTATgtcaaggtgggttgggggAGGCGGTGGGGAGGGGAAGCAGTGGGAGgagaggcggcgacgagcagagTGTAGGACGTTATCGTCCTGCTGTGATAGCACCGCGTCGCTATTCCCCCCTCGGCAGCCCCTTTCTCGCCTCTCGGCGCCTCGACACCAACCACAcccactaacaccccccagGCCGCCCTCAACCCGTTCCAGACCGTCAACACGCCCATCCGCAACCCTGCGTTCGACACAAAGGTCCGCGTGAGCGCAAAGCGGTACCTGTAGGCAGAGACGGTGCGACGGGGGGGCAAGATGGcaggcacgacgacgacactaGATACCACGACTTGCAATGATATCATGCATGCTATTGTTCTGTTCTAAGATTGAGAAGCTAAACTCGGGCCGGGCGGCCGTTCTGAAGAGTGAGCTGGTGCAGAGGGGTTCTTCAACACCAGTACTCACCGAAGGCTGGATGAAGACGTCGTCTTCATCTTTCCGTCGTTTagaaggtggtggtggtggtgagtgatGTCAaacgccgcggcgtcgactgtGTGGAtgcggggggtggggggaaTTAGGCGAAGCTCTCGGCCTGTCCGGACTGCAGACGTTAGCCTGGGTGTAGCATCAACGTAGCGCTACCCACAATCAAAAGGCCGACAATGAGACCGAAGAGACCAAGGACAGAGCCGAAGATCTAAGGACGGTCAGTACCTTGCTCACGAGGCGTATCAAGCTCACGCACCTCAACGATGAGCATCTTGACGAACAGCGCGCCGTCTGCAGCATCCGCCAGGGCGGTAGAAGAGCCGGCAATGCCAACAGTCAGACCACAGAAGAGGTTGCAGAGGCCGACAGCGAGACCGCCCCAGAAGATGGCGAAGCCTGAAGCAAGTCAGTGCCATCAGTCTACCCCGACCCACCAGTGAAGTAGTTGTTGGTCGTGAAGACGTCctggacctcggcgccgttaGCCTTGGCCTGGAAGACGATCGCCATGATGATGCCGtagacggcgacgacctcggcgaagATGATCctgcggggtcagcggcTGCGGGCCAGTAGCCCACGTTCGACACGCACGAGATGAGGTTCTTGGTACGAATACGCGGAGCACGGACACCGCCACTGAGGATACTGGCGCCAGTGATGAAGATACCCCTGGGGGTTAGTATTGTCATCGACAACTTGATAACCCACCATCCAGCGCCGGCCACAGACAGGCCGATACAGAGCGCGATACCGGTCGTCGCCCACGCGAAGGGCGACACCTCCTCGAGGAACTGGGCGACGTTGAAGCGGTGTCCCTGGCCTGTAGGGTGGGGGTAGTGTCAGCGTCCAGCACCTGGATCCAGCGATAGATTGCCGCGGCGCCCAACGCACCAGTGAGCAGGAGATACAGGCCAATGACGACAACGGTCGCGACCCCCGTGCCGTAGACGCCGCCGTAGTAGTAGCCCATGATGTGTGCTTCCGAGTGACCCTTTTGCCGTatagagagagagagaggaagaggaggtcAGTTGGAGGCGTTGTGTATCGCCGTGTAACGTTAACGAGACGGGAGATGTGGTTTGGTGTGCGATGGGCTGCGAGGTTGGTTGCTCAGGTCGAAGGACGCGGAGTGATGAGTGgttgctggctgctggctgtcgGTTGCTGCTGGCGGAGGAAGCGGAGGTTGTCGCGTCTCCGTGTGGGCTGctcccttcctcccccccAAACCGCtcctgtcgccgccgccgctgccgccgccggttAGCCAGCCAAGTAGCGcacccagcacccagcaGCAGTCGGCCCAGTCACGCAccgcaccacccacccactgtCCCGTATCTgtccacccaccacaccaccacccggcacgcaccacccacctgcCATCGTCGTCTCCACAACCCAACCTCCGTCgttcaacaacaacaacccccACATCACTCatcaccccaccccacccacctacTTGGTGCATCCCACACTTGCATACCTACGGGTACATTCTGCAATCGCTTGCCATCCAATCGCACGCAAACAGCAAACGCACAACACCCTTCGCACCCAAACTAGAAGAACAATACAGGCTCATGTCATCCCCAGACGACAGGCCGACAACCGCCCCACCCGCAATCGACGAGGCCTCCTCAAACGGCCAACCCTCTACAGCGCGAGGTAGGTTTGCTGGCACACACTCGCATGCACAGGCGCTCGCATCATCCCGCTGACCATGCGCCCAGAGTCCATCTCTCTCAAGCGGGGCCGCGAGGGCTCGGTCGTGAGTGACGGCCAACACGCAGACAGAAGCGCGGTCCGAGCAGAGCGCGCTGACCACAAATCACAGGACCCTCAGGCAAGCGAAACTCCTACATCGTCGCATATTGCCGCTAAGAAGAACCGCCTCGAGActgccaccgccggcgccgacattgtcgagacggacgaggatGCTTCGGCGGCTACTAGCTCTCTGAAACCTTCGGGTGGGGACGCAGGCAAGGAAGGCCACACGGTTGGAGAGGTTCGccgcaaggtcgaggagctcaactGGGAGGAAGGCAAGGCGCCCCGAGATGgggccgacaaggccgaggttgacgtCGATGCGTCCGAGGACTCGAAGGACGAGTCCAAGGCCGACTCCAAGGCGGCTtctgacgccgccgacagcgcaGACTGGGTCAAGGTCAGCAAacccgacgaggacggagaGTCGGGCGGCACGTCGGAGAGCGATTCGCCCTCGCTCAAGAGAaaggcgggcgacgagcccgacgccagcagcgtcgcgtcggacgagaagaagcgcaagtcgacctcggtgagTTGCCGCTGGAGACCATCACGCGCCAGTCACTAACGCCGCAGCCTGCACCAGCGGAGCGCTCCGACAAGActtcgccgtcggcggctgcgtctgcgccctcgccctctgcTCCACCAAAGAAGCCCCAAGCGACCTTTGGCGCGTTCAGCTCCAAGTCGTCGCCATTCGCTtcagtgtcgtcgtcgtcgtcgcctttcggctcggctgcggcgtcgtcgtcgccctttggctcggctgcggcgtcgtcttcgccTTTTGGatctgcggcggcgacctcgtcaccATTCGGAGCGGCCGCAGGCTCGTCATCTCCATTCGGCTCGGTCAAGCCCAAGTCTGCGTTCGACTCGACTGCTccgaccgccgccaagccTGGTGGAACATCAGGCTTTGGCAACTACTCTAATGCGTTCAGCCAATTCGCCAAGAAGCCAGCCGCGACAGCAGACGCCGACAAGCCTGAGGCTTCCTCATCCAGTACCTTTGGCGACATCCTAAGGGAGAAGGGTgcggaggagaaggaggagaaggtgCACTTGGACAAGCAGGAGGGTACGTGGCATGCGTTGTGTGGGTTGCGTGGCTGCTGTGCTGACAACTCAGTCTTCACtggagaggaggacgaggagaccGTGTTCCAGACGCGCGTCAAGCTGTTCAGCATGGAGACGGAGCAGGGTGCCTGGAGAGAGCGAGGCCTTGGAGCTCTCAAGCTCAACAAGCGGAGGGCTGACGGTGGCGGTGCCCGTCTTGGTGCGTGGCGAGTGCGTGGCGTTTTGGCTGATAATCAGTGATGCGTGCGGACGGTGTGCTACGTGTCATTCTCAACGCTTCGCTCTATGTTGGCATGACCTGCCTGGAAGACGGCAAGCATGTCAGGACCACCGTGTTCGAGGGTGGTGAGCGCAGATTCATCACCATCAGGGTACGTGATTCTTCTGCCAGCTATCTGTCTAGGGACCAGACCACTGACCACCGCGCGCAGACCGCCAACCCCAAGGTGGCTGCCGAGTTGAGCGCTGCGATCCAAGAGCACACGCCATTGGAGTCTGCGCGCTCTAcctctgctgctgcgcgatCTCCGTCCGCTGGAGCCAAGGAAAGCGTCTAAGCATGTTCCTGTTCCTCGGTCATTCATCCATTCACCCTGCACCCGGTGTCGGTGCATTATCCCCATCCCGACTTACAACA
This window harbors:
- the Bm1_04115 gene encoding Short coiled-coil, which gives rise to MPLPDYGNEMAGAWSTPAASAAHPAAAAPAAAEPSVESTLEKERTIKTIFELRDGLRGLLVRITEVEKETDKLRNDNEFLGTYIDNLTRNTVVAAGQKR
- the Trs20 gene encoding putative trafficking protein particle complex subunit 2, whose product is MSFYLAIVSPLDTPLFEAQFASSKGAPPPSASTTSFPSWSSFSNGGGESSAPSTPGAGGGAPPGTTPGLGGIGAGSGEKHILQMVAHASLDAVEEVSEGTASLYLKAVDRHNEWTVSAFIASNVKFILLHDTKNDDGIRLFFGEVWELYVKAALNPFQTVNTPIRNPAFDTKVRVSAKRYL
- the vma16 gene encoding putative V-type proton ATPase proteolipid subunit, yielding MGYYYGGVYGTGVATVVVIGLYLLLTGQGHRFNVAQFLEEVSPFAWATTGIALCIGLSVAGAGWGIFITGASILSGGVRAPRIRTKNLISIIFAEVVAVYGIIMAIVFQAKANGAEVQDVFTTNNYFTGFAIFWGGLAVGLCNLFCGLTVGIAGSSTALADAADGALFVKMLIVEIFGSVLGLFGLIVGLLISGQAESFA
- the hba1 gene encoding Brefeldin A resistance protein, which encodes MSSPDDRPTTAPPAIDEASSNGQPSTARESISLKRGREGSVDPQASETPTSSHIAAKKNRLETATAGADIVETDEDASAATSSLKPSGGDAGKEGHTVGEVRRKVEELNWEEGKAPRDGADKAEVDVDASEDSKDESKADSKAASDAADSADWVKVSKPDEDGESGGTSESDSPSLKRKAGDEPDASSVASDEKKRKSTSPAPAERSDKTSPSAAASAPSPSAPPKKPQATFGAFSSKSSPFASVSSSSSPFGSAAASSSPFGSAAASSSPFGSAAATSSPFGAAAGSSSPFGSVKPKSAFDSTAPTAAKPGGTSGFGNYSNAFSQFAKKPAATADADKPEASSSSTFGDILREKGAEEKEEKVHLDKQEVFTGEEDEETVFQTRVKLFSMETEQGAWRERGLGALKLNKRRADGGGARLVMRADGVLRVILNASLYVGMTCLEDGKHVRTTVFEGGERRFITIRTANPKVAAELSAAIQEHTPLESARSTSAAARSPSAGAKESV